GCGGCTGCGCGGTACCATTTTGAGGACGTTGGCCGGGTGCAGGGGGCTAGGGCTGTGCACGTGCTATCTGTACAGCCTCTCTGTTTGGAGAACTTATCCCTGAGAGGCTGCTGTCAGGATGCCTGGTCCCTTTCTGGCAAGCAGCAGGTAGCTAAAGAAAACCAGCAGGTAGCAAAGGATGTCACACTGCATCAGGCCTTGCTGCGGCTGCCCCGGTATCAGACTGATCTTTTGCTCACCTTCAATCAGCCCCCGTGTCACAGCAGGTCTCTTGGCCCTGAAAATCTGTCATGTCCACCTTGGAGCCTGAGTAACTTTGAACAGCCGCTAACTAGTTTGACTCTTCATGATCCCAACCTCTTTGGTCCCCAGTAAAGATCGTTGAGACACAACGTGCTACTGAGGACTCGGGGACCCAGTTCTGAGAGGGGgagtttctttctgcttcttccctgGATGTAAACATAAGATACTTTCTCTGCAGAAATAAACTTgctttatgaagaaaaaaaaaaaaaaaaaaaaaaagaattctgcctCTTTAGGGATAGGATAACATACACTGTTCACCTTTAAAAAGAGtcctgagccgggtgtggtggttcacgcctttaatcccagcatttgggaggcagaggcaggtgaatttctgagtttgaggccagcctggtctacagagtgagttccaggacagccaggactacacaaagaaaccgtgtctcaaaaaaacaaaaacgggttggagagatggctcagcggttaagagcactgactgctcttccagaggtcctgagttcaattcccagcaaccacatggtggctcacaaccaatgggatccgatgccctcttctggtgtgtctgaagacagcgacagtgtactcactgtgggaagccacatgtgccgttgcagagtggtgctggctactgctggccaccacgcataagtttggacaaacaaccaatgtgtacatatgcagtaaagctttttgccaagtcactgcctggcccgagcatgttaatgaggtactgagaatataaccaatcagatgtgagacatgcaaatgaggtatgttaatgaggttctgtaaggtactgagtagccaatcagatgaggaacatgcaaatgaggcatagtgcataaccaatccgggtgtgagacacgcctttcctaggcctatataagcagcaccagttctgggctcagggtctcttcgcctctgcaatcaagctctcccaataaatgtgtgcagaaggatcctgttgcagcgtagtTCTTGATGGTCGAGTCAGGCGCACGCAagaactcacatacataaaataagtaagtcttctttaaaaaaaaaaaacaaacaacaacaaaaatgagttCACAGCcaggtgatggcacatgcctttaatcacagcctacgggaggcagaggcagaggccggtggatctctgaggtccaggccagcctggtctacagagtgagttttaggacaggcaaggccacagagaaaccctgtctcaaaaaagggggaggggataggggaggctggagagatggctcaatggttaagagcactgactgctcttccagaagacctgggttcaattttgaGCACCCAagcggcagctcacaactgtctgtacctctagttccagggtatccaacacCCTCATAAAGACATATGCTCAAACAAAACACCATTGCataggaaatataaaaataaacaagttttttaaaaaaaaaaaaaaaaaaggaaagacgaGAAAGGAAGTTCATAGCAAGCTCCAGCCTGTGGTCCATCCACACGATTCCCATGAACAGTGGAAGGGACAGAAATAGCCGAAAGCCCACAGAAGAGTAACGCCCCATCCTGAGACCCCACAGCTGACTACATCCCGTGGGCAATTCTTCTTGGAATCGTCAATCTGGAGTTCTCAGGGACTGCCTGGCCAGCCAAGACACTGTGCTGGGATGGAGGAAAGGGTGCCTAGTCTACATTAGGACTGACAGTCCACAAGTATTAATCCCTGGAGGCTTCCAGCATTCCACAAGGTCCTGATGGAGGCTTGAGTGTCCCATCGAGTGTCAGTACAGGAGACCATGGTGAGTTCAGTCCTTGTCTCTAGGCCACCAGGACTGCATCCAAGCTTACTTCCTATAGGATGAATACATGGTCCAGGCTCAGCACCAGCAGACAGAGTGTCACAGACAAAACTGTCCAGCAGAGGGAGCCAGTCACAAAGCGGGAACCCGCCCAAACCCTTGCCCGGGAGCCTCACCGGCTGCCGCAGAGGAAGAGCAGGTTCTGGACAGCAGGAACTGTGGAGTTAGCGTTCTGGCCAGTGACCAGATGGCGGTCCAGCACCACGTGCACAGCGTCGGGCTCACTGGCTAAGGCAAAAGGCACAAGCCTTAGGCACACAAAGACCAGGCCCAGACCCACTCCCACCCATTAGGGATCTGTGAACACACAGCAAGTAGCCTCGCCCATCTAAGTGAAGGGGCACCAACTTGAACTCACCACTGAAGCCAGCACCAGAGTCCTTCACAAAGTCCTCAACGATCAATGGTAGGCGGGCAAAGCCAGGTGCTCTGATGAGCTCGTACACTGAAGGCTGCAAGGGCAGGGCCTGTGTCAGACCAGCTAGTGGCTTTACCCAGTCCAATGCCCTACTGCCCAAAGGACCAACCCCAGGGACCAGGCAGATCAAATCCGCAGGGGGAGATGGGGTAAAGGCAAAGCTGACATCTTTTAGGGACTAAGCCACTACGGCATCAAGGTATATGTGACCAAAATGAGATGGGCAGGTATCCTCGTATCCTCTGGAAGGATTCCCTTGGAGGGTCCCATGATGTCCAGGTAAGGGGCTGAGGTTCCAGGATGTGTTTGCCTTCTTACACTTAGCACACATCACCCAGGCAAGGAGAGAACTGTTGTAGCAGCATAGGGAATGACAGGTCACAGTGCAGGCAGGAAGCTCCTCCTGGGTCAGGTAGGGGTAAGGAAGGATGCTGGCTTGTGCACGAGGTACTCACCCCTGTCAGACTGTAGCCCTGGAACACCCAGGACCTATCTTCATTGGTAGCACAGCACAGGGCAGCAACACCATGGCCAATGGCGCAGATGGGTTCTAAAAGCAGCAAAATAGTCTAAGGCCTTGGATGCTATCCTGGGTAGGGTCCCCTCCCAAGTGTCCCCTCACCCAAGGTTGATGTCTCAAGACTAACCTAGAGCCCATACTGCCTGAGCTTTGAGACATGTGCAAGCATGCAGAACTCCCAGTCTATGTACCAGCCACTGCTTCCAACTGCAGAGAAGCTATTGGGGGCTGTCCTCCCAGGGGGACATCCTGCTCTGCAATGAGGCTACCCTGGCTTTCCCCCAATGGCAAGTTAATGGCCAGTGCGTTCCCATTGCCGAGGTGACTGGGAACAAATGCTGCCTGTCTCAGCCTAGAAATCCAGCTCTCACCAACAAAGGACACCATGTGGAGCCTATCTGCATGCTACTCTCTTATGAGCATCCTGTCCCAGCCTACAGGTGTGCTTATCACAACAGATGTTGCCCACTCCAATCAGGAATCCAGACAGCATCCTGACTAGCCTACCATGGAGAAAGCTAAGAGGCCATGGTCACCAGCCCTCTCAGCCTGAAAAGGCCCACAGCACACTGACTGACAGTACACACAGTATATTTAGTGGGATCCCTCTGTTGTGCACATGATCTCAGAGCAAACTTATCTGTGTGTAGTCAGAGCCGCTGCAGCTCCCCACTCCCATCTGATGGGCTGATGAATCACCAGGCATGCCCAGTCCTGAACACGAAACCCTGTACCCAATATCCACTCCATCTCCCCCTTCCAAGCCTATATAGTCTAGTTCCCTGTCATCCACTGTTGTGGttgttccctcctccttcccacccAGTGTCTGCCTGTCAGCCTATCCTGCAGTTTCTTGTCACCCACTGCTCTCAGAGCGGAAGTGCTGCAGTATTCGAGCCAGGGACCCACTGCTGGCAAGATCTGTCAGGGCGCCAGGACAGCTGGGAATCAGGAGGGCATGGTACCGGGCACCTAGGGGGAAAACACAGGTCAAATAAGGGCACCGCCAGGACACAGTCCTCCACAGGGATCCGCTGTCCAGAAGCCACCACAGACCTCATTTCCAACCTACCATCTATGGACTCAAGCTTAGCAGGACTGGCGTATGCCTTGAGGCGGAAGTCTTGTACCCATCGGGCATTGCTCTCAGTCACATCCacaaagtcaatggcctttccctacaGAAGCAGGGTTAACACTGGTATCTCCCCCACATTTGGATGGCAGAAAACTCAGAAAGGCTAACAGACTTAAAAACAGCCCAGGGCACAAACACCCTCTTAAATAGCACTTTTACTGGCTGGCCCAAGCAGGAAGCCTCCAGTGGCtatggagagagaaagatcaAGTACAAAAAAGGCCCAGAGAGCCAAACCCCCAGTGTGTGGAGCCCAGTGCTACTCAATACTGAGGTCTTTCTATACCCTGCTCTCCCTTGGTCTCCAGTCTCCtacttataaagtagcaacaactGTCCACCCAGCTCATGACTTCAAAACACTCAAAGTCACAAATACACAATACACACTTGCCGTGACCCATTTATACCGTATGTCCCCAGGATACATGCAAGAATCAATAATCTCTCCTATTAGGAGCCAAGTGTGTAGGACCCACACACTAGGGTCAAGCCTTATCTTTCACTTAAAGATGGCCTGCAAAAGTGCAAGccacaatggaaaaaaattttttttccctgaagatGGGTAGTCAGAGTCAGGGAACTGGGATGGTGGCTTAAGGATGCCTCCAAGACTGGCTGTAGATCCCCTTACCTGAAGGTAGCTCCCTCCTGGCCCTATCAGCTACAGAGGGCTCTCTACACTCTCCTAGCCTCAACTCAGAAAGGAGAACAGCTCACCCTAGAGAAGGGTGACTACTCACCCCTGGGGTGGCCACCTGTAGGTTGAAGGCAGCACTGGCCAGTGTGAAACAGTGGACGAAGGACTGGGCTGACACACCTGCAAAAGAGGGGTCCAGAAAAGTGAGGGCATGATAGGGCCAGCTGTCTCATCCCTATTCATAGACTGCTCCAGTGCTCCTGGGGCCATCCTGGTCCCAGAACCTGCCTTAGGGGCAGTCCATTTTACCCACCCCAGGGCCTACTCCCTGGGGGCAGGACAGCAGCCCTTCAGGTTCAGGAATACATAACTGAGAAGACCTGCTCAGAGGTCCACAGCAAGTCTATTATTTTACCCAGCTTTGGTCACTGGACCCTGAAAGACCTGCAGGTGCTCCAGTGGTTCTGAAACCTCCCTGGACAGGCTCTCCACTTGACCTAATAACTCTACCTTCAGGCCCCCAGGTCACCTTAACTGTCCACCAACACCATTACACCCTTGGCTGCATCCTACCCTTTCCCACTATAGGTACTTCCAAACAGGTAAATGTCTGGTGCATCCCCTTAGAGATCCACCAGGATCCAAGGTCCCCATAACCTGggaagagcagcagtgaacatgtCACAGAGGTAAACGCAgcaggagaggagagtggtgtcTGGGGCACTCCCACACCCAGGACATGGGTAAGATTCTGCCCCACCATGGTATTCTCAGCCCTCTTCTGCCCATCaaaagtggcacacacctttaatcccagcactcagaggcagaggcaggcagatttctgagttcaaggccagcctggtctacagagtgagttccaggacagccagggctacacagagaaaccctgtctcaaaaaaaccaacaacaacaaaaaagtcctTCAAAAAGGAACGAAGCTTGCCTAATTCAAAAGACTCTAGCCCCCAGGTGTGGTAATGCACACCTttatgcacacctttgatcctagcactttttaaaagatttatttatttactttatgtatatgagtacacactgaagctgtacagatggttgtgagccttcatctggttgttgagaattgaatttaggacctctgctcactccagtccaaaggtttatttgttattataaataagtacattgtagctgtcttcagaccaaaTGGTTGCTCTCTCCCATCCTGGTCTTAAGACACCCTGTGGGTCttaagacactccagaagagggagtcagatcttgttaaggatggttgtgaggttgttgggatttgaactcaggaccttcggaagagcagtcagtgttcttatccgctgagccttctcaccagccccctagcatttttttaaagacagcatcTCATGTAGCCATTGCCCtctctatcctcctgcctccaactctgACACTAGGCTTTTGGCTTGTGGATTTTGTTTTGGTTAATATTTTGAGTCAGACCTCACTGTGTACTcctgctagcctggaacttgctatataagtTCCAGACGGGCTCAAACTCctggagatccatctgcctctgcctcctgagtgctgggattaaagataatttttagcTTCTCAATCCCTCACTTTCCGACTCTCAAGGAAGGCCTACCTAGGAGCTGCTGTAGATTCTCTTTTACCTCTATTCCAGGGAGGAGCAGCACCCTCAGGCCCCTCCCACCCTCACCTGGGACGCTTCAGTGTGGAACCCAGAAATTCATCAGTCCAAGATCCCGACGTACCCTCGCGCTCACACCCACTTGCAGAGGTCTATAGGAATCCAGAGGGAAACCCCGGGCCGCAGCCCTGGGCTCCACCTCCCCACAGAGACTATCTCGGGCCAGTCGGTTCCCTAAGGACCCGTGAAGTAATCATCTGCCCAGCGCCCCTGACACACACCGGGCAGTTGGAACATGAAGCCAACAGACCCCTTCTGCGTGAGGGTCCCTTTTATGCAGCTCTTTCGAGCAACCTCTTTCAGGATCGCTTCCTGGAGGTGCACGAAGATAAACCCAAGATAGGGGGTAACAGAGAGGCAGAAAACACGGGCAGAGAGAGTACCAAGCCCCTGCGGCTCACTCGggggcagggtcatctctgcagCCGCTGACCGTCCCTGTCTGCCAGCGCAGACAACATAGTAGGCCTGCGCCAGAGAAACAGATGCAGGGTCCCAGAATCTCAACTCCACAAACACAAACGTTTGCCCAGAGTCAGGACTGCAGGCCAGTGAGCTACACAGCTGCCCTGCGCGCCTCACCTTCGGAAGCGCCGCTGGCCACCAGGAGACACGCAGGCCTGCTTGGCAGCCGCTCGGACGCCATGGCTACAGCCCAGGCGGATATTTGTGCGAGggatggggcggggcggggctcgCCTGCAGAGAGCGGAATGCGCATGCGTGAGGCACGAAGGGCGGGGCTCGCCGGCAGGGTGCAAGGTGGGGTGGGAGAAACAACGCGGAAATTGAGTGAAGATGGGGGCAGTTTGCGCATGCGCATGGGGTAGTGGTTGAGTGGCAAGCATGCGAGGGGCGGGGACTGAGCGGGGGCGGAGCGGGGCGGAGCGGGGCGGGGGTTGGAGGCGGAGGCGGGGGAGGATACGCCCTGGGTCCCTGAGTGGTCGTTTCCTGATTGGAAGCCACCGGTACAGACTTGTGGCCCTAGGGCACATCAATTAAACCCAGTGGGCCGGGTAGATGTTTCCGAGTCCGAGTCTACCACAGAGCTACTACGCCTTGGGCCTTTGCCCGAAAGTTGAGCCTGGCTAAGTGTGTCAGGGAGCGATGACCGGTCGGGCGGACAGGGTGAGGGGCACAGAGTTGGGTCGTATGTGGGCGGGTCTTCCTCTGCCGGTTTGTGAAGATCCAGAAGATACCTGGGTCGGTTGAGTTTTGTATGTTCCTATAGAGGATGGAATGTCACTTCCTGAGCTGTGGACGCCTCTGGAGGTTCTGTTGAGTTTCCTGAGGAAAAGACCAGATTGGGGAGGCCAACCTGTATCTAAAGCGATTTACTTCTGTGGGACTCCTGCTGGGGCTTAGGAAAAGGAACCTGGAGCCCAGGATTGTGTGTTGTCTGAGTGGCGACTTTTGAAGATTCACAAGCCACAAGCTTGACTAGCCATCCTTATTAAATCCCCATCTATTGACATGAAACCCTGAAATTGAAGGGGTCAGATTGGCTAGTGTCCACATACTCACACAGTTCCACCTTTGTGCTGCCTCCAGAGTAACATTAAGGCACCAGAAGTGGCAGAGCCAGCAGTAAGCTTGAGTCTTGTGGAGAAAAGTATTTATATTGAATTCAACGCCCAGGTATTAGATATAATTTTGTAAAGAGACTACCATTCCAGGGAAATGTATAGACAGGGCAAATTTTACCCTTGAGGAAGAGTGTGCTGGAGAAAATGGTGAACAGCACCCCAAGACAGGAAGagcatttgattttgttttaactCAGGTGGTGGCTGTTTCTTTTGCCCACTGACTGGAGTCCGACCTCACAATCTTATTAACTAGTCGGGAAAGACTCAACATACAAGAAATGGAGGAGGGGAAAGCAGTCCCTGACTGAAGGAGAATCACTGTTCCAGGCTAGTATAGAGAAATACACCTTTGGGTAAACAAAGCTTTTACTAGGTGGAAAGGATTAAACATTTGCATAAAAGTCTTACAAGGTGAAGGAGATAAAAATATTTggattcttcattcttttttttttttttttttttttgtgtttttgagacagggtttctctgtgtagtcctggctgtcctggaactcactttgtagaccaggctggcctcgaactcagaaatctgcctgcctctgcctcctgagtgctgggattaaaggcgtgcgccaccacgcccggcttggacTCTTCATTCTAAACACAGGTTTTATAATATTTTGATAGAAAAGACTAAtatttgctgggtgtagtagcctgtgcctttaatcccagcactcagagacagggcaggtggatctctgagttcaaggccagcctggtctacaaagggagttccaggacaaccagggctacccagagaaatcctgtctttaaaaaaggggtgggggggcctggagagatgactcagcagttaagagcactgactgctcttccaaaggttctgagttcaaatcccagcaaccacatggttgctcacaaccatccgtaatgagatctgatgcactcttctggggtgtctgaagacagctacagtgtacttacatataataaataaataaataaatctttaaaaaaaagactgataCTTGATATTTCTTTAACAGGTTCCAgtcctgagggaagtcagggcaggaactgaagtagagattgagaccatggaggaatactgcttGCTGACTTTTTTTAGCTacctttctttgcttttgtttttgtttgttcatttattttttctgagctagggtttctgtgtgtagccctggctgtcctggaactcactcactctgtagatcaggctggctcctaacagagatctccctgtgagtgctaggattaaaggcgtgtcctgcctaccaccacccagctctagCTACTGTGTGTACCTCGCCTGACAGACATGTGAGTCACATAGCTGGGGGATGCTTACTTGAGTAATTCTATGACCTATGTCCACAGTGGCATGCTTGCAAGTGAGCACAATGTCTGGTGTCCAGCAGAGCCTATGGGAATGCCCATGACCCATATGGTGTTCAGCATTCAGGACTAGATAGGCAGATGTAACAGACAAGCAGTGGTTGGCCAGAAGCCATGCTGTGAATCTGACCTCCCTAGGCCACCTCCCTTTGTCTCCTGTGATCAGTGGGAAGGATTGAAGGTCCTAGCACGTGGCGTTGTAGGGTCAGACCCTAGTGTAGCGTTACCTGCCAAATTGCCTGTTGCTGAGCAACATCCTGGATCCTTTGTGCTCAGGTAGGTGGCCTGGTACGTTGGCCCCCAGGCACTTCCTGCTACAATGACTAGGCCTTGCCCCTAACTCCAGGATCATCCTTCAGGGCTGATGTCTGGGCCCAGACACCTGGACAAGATGGGGCCACAATGGGGATTAATGGGCAGGTTTTGCCACTTGACGGAGAGCACTGGAGGCCTTTGGGATGTCTCTGGGCAAGACCCATCATGAGTGAGGCTCAGTGCCCCATCCTGCCCTGTGGAGCTTTCTCTTAGTCTCCTTCATGGAGACTGGTCCTGGTTATGAGGCTTACACCCCTGAGCCCTAGACATAATGTGCTAAGACATCAGATCTATCAGCAAGTGCCCATGTGGGTTCTTGGGTAGGGGAGGGTTGAGGACTCCATATGTAGGGTCAGCAATCTGGAACTATTGATATACTTGGCAAGTTGGGCATCAAGAAAGAGGGCtggtagccgggcatggtggcacacgcctttaatcccagcactcgagaggcagaggcaggtggatctctgagttcgaggccagcctggtctacaaagtgagttccaggacagccagggctatacagagaaaccctgtctcgaaaaaaaaaaaaaaaaaaagagggctggtgagatggctcagtggttaagagcactgactgttcttccaaaggtcccgagttcaaccatccataatgagatctgatgccctcttctgtgtctgaagacaactaataaataaatctttaaaaaaaagaaaaaaaaaaaaagaaaaagaaagaggcattcgccgggcagtggtgacacacgcctttaatcccagcactcgggaggcagaggcaggcagatttctgagttcgaggccagcctggtctacaaagtgagttccaggacagccaaggctacacagagaaaccctttctcaaaaaaaaaaaaaaaaaagaaaagaaaagaaaaaaaataaacaaacaaagaggcattcaagccaggcacagtggtgaaagcctttaattccagcatttgggaggcagaagcaggaggatcatgaggcCAGTCTGATCGAGCTTCAGAAGAGCCAAAattacagtgaaagaaaatgaggCAGTCCTTCTCTTCCATATCCGGAATCTGTTTCTGCTGGGATGTAAGGGCAGTAAGAGTCCCAAGAGACTTCTGCCCTGCTGGGCTAACCTGTGCTACAAGGCCTCCTGTCCCCTGGGACCCCTGCTGCCTCTGTGGTTCCTGTTTCAGAACAGGCCTGGGCTGTTTCCAGACCAGCTATGCACATCAAGGAGGTGCTTTTCGTCAAACTCCCAACCTTCTTAAAGCCTGAGGCACCAGCTACAACATCATCTGCTCAGTACTGCCTTCATGAGAACACCCTCATGCCGCCCGAGTTGTCCTGAGTGCCCCTCTCTGTTAGTTCAGGTGACTATCACATGCTCCTTGGATATGAGGACTGAGTGTTCAGGGACATGAG
This Mus musculus strain C57BL/6J chromosome 7, GRCm38.p6 C57BL/6J DNA region includes the following protein-coding sequences:
- the Gatd1 gene encoding glutamine amidotransferase-like class 1 domain-containing protein 1 precursor — protein: MASERLPSRPACLLVASGASEGVSAQSFVHCFTLASAAFNLQVATPGGKAIDFVDVTESNARWVQDFRLKAYASPAKLESIDGARYHALLIPSCPGALTDLASSGSLARILQHFRSESKPICAIGHGVAALCCATNEDRSWVFQGYSLTGPSVYELIRAPGFARLPLIVEDFVKDSGAGFSASEPDAVHVVLDRHLVTGQNANSTVPAVQNLLFLCGSRK
- the Gatd1 gene encoding glutamine amidotransferase-like class 1 domain-containing protein 1 isoform X1 codes for the protein MASERLPSRPACLLVASGASEGVSAQSFVHCFTLASAAFNLQVATPGGKAIDFVDVTESNARWVQDFRLKAYASPAKLESIDGARYHALLIPSCPGALTDLASKPICAIGHGVAALCCATNEDRSWVFQGYSLTGPSVYELIRAPGFARLPLIVEDFVKDSGAGFSASEPDAVHVVLDRHLVTGQNANSTVPAVQNLLFLCGSRK